One genomic window of Halanaerobium saccharolyticum subsp. saccharolyticum DSM 6643 includes the following:
- a CDS encoding MBL fold metallo-hydrolase has protein sequence MSKNLEITILAENNVEKRDLLAEHGLSLYFKYNGKEYLFDTGQGKVLFGNAKKLGIDLKEIDTIFLSHGHDDHTGGLKELLKLKPELRIFAHSEVFMGKYKKTEKELEFIGTALQKSELKNFEAAENNSMAAPGIYNTGVIQADPKNYTNPRYVVKENDKEKIDLFNDDTSLYLESESGLVILLGCSHKGVKNIIDQIIAEVGDKKIRAIIGGMHLKRAGSDKIEDLIKYFSQIDFELLVPIHCTGREAAVKFKQAFGERVKLGSVGDKFKF, from the coding sequence ATGTCTAAAAATTTAGAAATAACAATTTTAGCAGAAAATAATGTTGAAAAGAGGGATTTGTTGGCTGAACATGGTCTTTCCCTTTATTTTAAATATAATGGCAAAGAATATTTATTTGATACCGGTCAGGGTAAAGTGCTTTTTGGTAATGCTAAAAAATTAGGTATTGATTTAAAAGAAATTGACACTATATTTTTAAGTCATGGGCATGATGATCATACAGGTGGTTTAAAAGAATTATTAAAATTAAAACCTGAGCTTAGAATTTTTGCTCACAGTGAAGTTTTCATGGGGAAATATAAAAAAACCGAAAAAGAACTTGAATTTATTGGTACAGCTCTTCAAAAAAGTGAGTTAAAAAATTTTGAGGCTGCTGAAAATAATTCAATGGCGGCTCCAGGAATTTATAATACAGGAGTTATTCAGGCTGATCCTAAAAATTATACAAATCCCAGATACGTAGTTAAAGAAAATGACAAAGAAAAGATTGATCTTTTTAATGATGATACTTCTCTATATTTAGAAAGCGAAAGTGGTCTTGTTATTTTGTTAGGCTGCAGTCACAAAGGAGTTAAAAATATTATTGATCAAATAATAGCTGAAGTAGGAGATAAAAAAATTAGAGCAATTATTGGTGGTATGCATTTAAAAAGAGCCGGCAGCGATAAGATTGAAGACCTGATAAAATATTTTTCTCAAATTGATTTTGAGCTTTTGGTACCCATACACTGCACCGGTCGTGAAGCTGCCGTCAAATTCAAACAGGCATTTGGGGAAAGAGTTAAACTTGGATCAGTTGGCGATAAATTCAAATTTTAA
- a CDS encoding aldo/keto reductase, with protein sequence MIPTRKLKTGDEIPVIAYGTWDIAEENVGENVEIALKAGYNHIDTAEGYHNEGGIGEVLENYDRDELFITSKVLPSNLNYESVIKACERSLEKLGTDYLDLYLIHWPNPAISLRETLQAMKYLRDQGLVKNIGVSNFSAYQLNAALKITPVPITVNQIEFHPWLYQKELLELCKENDVVLEAAAPLARTEVLEDNTIVELADKYDKSPAQIVLKWELQKDVVPLPKSRSKAHIEENLELFNWELSSEDMAKIDNIDQQKRIYRIDFDDETYGISS encoded by the coding sequence ATGATTCCAACACGTAAATTAAAGACTGGTGACGAGATTCCTGTGATAGCATATGGAACCTGGGATATTGCTGAAGAAAATGTAGGCGAAAATGTAGAAATCGCCTTAAAGGCAGGCTATAATCACATTGATACTGCTGAAGGTTATCATAATGAAGGGGGAATTGGTGAAGTTTTAGAAAATTATGATCGAGATGAACTATTTATAACATCCAAAGTTTTACCTTCTAACTTAAATTATGAAAGCGTTATCAAAGCCTGTGAGCGCTCTTTAGAAAAATTAGGTACTGATTATCTTGATCTCTACTTAATTCACTGGCCAAACCCTGCAATTTCTTTAAGAGAAACCCTGCAGGCAATGAAATATCTTCGCGATCAAGGTCTGGTTAAGAATATTGGTGTTAGTAACTTTTCTGCTTATCAATTAAATGCTGCTTTAAAAATTACACCGGTACCAATTACAGTAAACCAAATAGAATTTCACCCATGGTTATATCAAAAAGAACTACTTGAACTCTGTAAAGAAAATGATGTAGTATTAGAAGCTGCTGCACCACTGGCAAGAACTGAAGTTTTAGAAGATAATACAATTGTTGAACTGGCAGATAAATATGATAAATCTCCGGCTCAAATTGTTCTAAAATGGGAGCTTCAAAAAGATGTTGTACCTCTGCCAAAATCGAGAAGCAAAGCCCATATAGAAGAAAACTTAGAACTTTTTAATTGGGAACTGAGTTCAGAAGATATGGCGAAAATTGATAATATTGATCAGCAAAAAAGAATATATAGGATTGATTTTGATGACGAAACCTATGGAATTAGTTCTTAA
- a CDS encoding MBL fold metallo-hydrolase, whose protein sequence is MNKKKIIFLILIAAILIFFSFNTTAQNLKIHFIDVGQGDSILIEEAGGKNILVDGGDRADEIAAGIINYLKDQNIKKLDYIISTHPHADHIGGLVDIINNFEIGQIWDSGKIHSSMTYENYLIKIDQENIAFDTPRQGDKFRIGKSEIIFLHPDQKLDNYDLNNSSLVFVLKYGQQNFLFTGDIEKEVETELLAENPNLKADIIKVPHHGSDTSSLASWVKVLKPKIAVIQVGENHYGHPAATVIKLYQNQGAQVYRNDLNGNVVITADGKNYTVKIDKIANNIMSDKNISQKQNYSKKVKKELININAADASTLDILWGIGPATANKIIEYRSENGPFEKLEEIKNVDGIDDGKFDHWHDKITVE, encoded by the coding sequence ATGAATAAAAAGAAAATCATATTTTTAATTTTAATTGCAGCAATTTTGATATTTTTTTCTTTCAATACAACTGCTCAAAACTTAAAAATACATTTCATTGATGTTGGCCAGGGAGATTCAATTCTAATTGAAGAAGCTGGTGGGAAAAATATTTTGGTAGACGGTGGTGATCGCGCTGATGAAATTGCAGCTGGAATTATTAATTATTTAAAAGACCAAAATATTAAAAAGTTAGATTACATAATTAGTACTCATCCTCATGCAGATCATATAGGAGGATTAGTTGATATTATTAACAACTTTGAAATCGGACAAATATGGGATAGTGGTAAAATTCACAGTTCTATGACTTATGAAAATTATTTAATTAAAATTGATCAAGAAAACATTGCCTTTGATACTCCCAGGCAGGGAGATAAATTTAGAATTGGCAAAAGTGAAATTATCTTTTTACATCCAGACCAAAAACTTGATAATTATGATTTAAACAATTCTTCGCTGGTTTTTGTACTAAAGTATGGTCAGCAAAATTTTTTATTTACCGGAGATATCGAAAAAGAAGTTGAAACAGAATTATTAGCTGAAAATCCTAATTTAAAAGCAGATATTATAAAGGTTCCTCACCATGGGAGTGATACTTCCAGCTTAGCAAGTTGGGTCAAGGTTTTAAAGCCTAAAATAGCTGTAATCCAGGTTGGAGAAAATCATTATGGACATCCAGCAGCAACGGTTATTAAACTTTATCAAAATCAAGGGGCTCAGGTATATAGAAATGATTTGAATGGAAATGTTGTAATTACTGCTGATGGCAAAAATTATACTGTTAAAATAGATAAAATTGCTAATAACATAATGTCTGACAAAAATATTAGTCAAAAGCAAAATTATTCAAAAAAAGTAAAAAAAGAGTTAATTAATATTAATGCTGCAGATGCTTCAACTTTAGATATACTCTGGGGAATAGGGCCTGCTACTGCTAATAAAATTATTGAGTATCGAAGTGAAAATGGTCCCTTTGAAAAACTTGAAGAAATTAAAAATGTTGATGGAATTGATGATGGCAAATTTGACCATTGGCATGATAAAATTACTGTTGAGTGA
- a CDS encoding flagellar basal body L-ring protein FlgH: MISKKSIIIFSLILIFSTLSVSANSLWSDNSANFYQDFPEYEVGDIITVVIEEDASAIQSANTGTSQDSDYNSAGGTNILDFLPFFDFSYSDSESADGQTQRSGTLEADITTKIIEIDENGNLEIEGRKQVKINGETQTIILSGVIRAEDVNFENEISSKRVASANVEYEGEGPIGDKQESGLLTKLFNFIF; the protein is encoded by the coding sequence ATGATTTCAAAAAAATCAATAATTATATTTTCATTAATTTTAATATTTTCTACGCTATCAGTAAGTGCTAATTCTCTGTGGAGTGATAATTCTGCAAATTTTTATCAGGATTTTCCCGAGTATGAGGTTGGCGATATTATTACTGTAGTAATCGAAGAGGATGCTAGCGCTATTCAGAGTGCAAATACTGGTACAAGTCAGGATAGTGATTATAATTCCGCAGGAGGAACTAATATTCTTGATTTCCTGCCATTCTTTGATTTTAGTTACTCAGATTCGGAATCTGCAGACGGGCAAACCCAGCGCAGTGGTACTTTAGAAGCGGATATCACTACTAAAATAATTGAAATTGATGAAAACGGAAATTTAGAAATAGAGGGCAGAAAACAGGTAAAGATTAATGGTGAAACACAGACAATTATCTTAAGTGGTGTAATTAGAGCAGAGGATGTAAACTTTGAAAATGAAATTTCTTCAAAAAGAGTTGCCTCTGCAAATGTTGAATATGAAGGTGAAGGACCTATTGGTGATAAGCAGGAATCTGGACTTTTGACCAAATTATTTAATTTTATTTTTTAA
- a CDS encoding flagellar basal body P-ring protein FlgI, whose protein sequence is MFNLKKTLLKKIILLTLIFLLFPFMLEAAEYTEVEIGNITRLKGVRENQLIGYGIVVGLNGSGDSSRSQATVQSVANMLQNFGVNVDANQVSSGNIAAVMVTASLPPFVHSGDQIDIAVSSLGDADSLQGGTLLLTPLKAPNGEIYASAQGPVSIGGYNVSGGGNTQRQNHPTAGRIPGGAMVEKELAGKIDSNNLTYILENPNFETASQIAARINNNLNSSAAARAVDSATVNVSVPDNYSNRVVEFIAEINRVKVRPGLKARVVIDEKTGTVVFTHNVKISTVAVAHGNLSVKISTSTEVSQPPPFSGGETVETEETQIEVDEGEESNLVVVRQENAIEDLVTALNAIGATPRDIISIIQKIKAAGALHAELELR, encoded by the coding sequence TTGTTTAATTTAAAGAAAACTTTATTAAAAAAAATAATACTATTAACTTTAATATTTTTGCTTTTTCCATTTATGCTGGAAGCAGCGGAATATACAGAGGTTGAAATAGGTAATATTACTCGACTTAAGGGTGTTAGAGAAAATCAATTAATTGGTTATGGAATTGTTGTTGGTTTAAATGGAAGTGGTGACTCTAGTCGGAGTCAGGCAACTGTTCAAAGTGTTGCTAATATGCTGCAGAATTTTGGAGTTAATGTCGATGCTAATCAGGTGAGTAGTGGAAATATTGCTGCAGTTATGGTGACAGCTTCTTTACCTCCATTTGTTCATAGCGGTGATCAAATTGATATTGCTGTTAGTTCTCTGGGGGATGCAGATAGTCTTCAAGGTGGAACACTCCTGCTGACGCCTCTTAAGGCACCTAATGGTGAAATTTATGCTTCAGCTCAGGGACCAGTTTCTATTGGAGGCTATAATGTTAGTGGTGGTGGAAATACTCAGCGTCAAAATCATCCAACTGCGGGCAGGATACCAGGTGGAGCAATGGTAGAAAAAGAACTTGCTGGAAAAATTGATTCGAATAATTTAACGTATATTTTAGAAAATCCAAATTTTGAAACAGCAAGTCAGATTGCAGCCAGAATTAACAATAATTTAAATTCTTCTGCAGCAGCAAGAGCGGTTGATTCGGCAACAGTGAATGTCTCAGTTCCTGATAATTATTCGAATAGAGTTGTTGAATTTATTGCTGAAATTAATCGAGTTAAAGTTCGTCCCGGTCTAAAAGCCAGAGTAGTTATTGATGAAAAAACAGGGACTGTAGTTTTTACTCATAATGTTAAAATTTCAACAGTAGCTGTTGCGCATGGTAATCTTTCAGTCAAAATAAGCACCAGTACAGAAGTATCTCAACCTCCTCCGTTTAGTGGAGGCGAAACTGTTGAAACTGAAGAAACTCAAATTGAGGTAGACGAAGGCGAAGAGAGCAATTTAGTGGTTGTCCGGCAGGAAAATGCAATTGAAGATCTCGTTACAGCTTTAAATGCAATCGGTGCTACTCCACGTGATATTATCTCAATTATTCAAAAAATTAAGGCTGCAGGGGCTTTACATGCAGAACTGGAATTAAGATAA
- a CDS encoding alkaline phosphatase, whose product MFKKSKKLMLVASLFLVFALIFTAAAQAEVKNVILLIGDGLGIGQIDMTRYLAGDKDHELELMKLPETGIMMTSSTEGVTDSAAAGTAMATGHKVYNGAIAMNKNGAELDSVLDFAQVRNKATGVISTNTVTDATPAAFIASVEDRGMGGEIAKQAINNGVDVMLGGGREDFMEEEAGENLIAKAKENGYQYVSDKTQLEKVIAMDGKLLGLFNDSYMNYVNDRDDVGSNEPSMEAMTKKALEVLSEDEDGFFLMAEGARIDHASHAADIPGVVAETLDFDASVRAAMDFAEENGDTLVIVTADHETLGFSVSEPINKEALMNIDVSPEYMAAQMTAKENGNGFTVESVKSVFEEYANISLSDTEVASFNEKVVDEEGNLKYTYLVGWEIGSVIAQEYQAGVLSSRIRANSSTGGHTLNSVPVFAYGEGAEAFNGMMQNTEFSDLLFDSMRP is encoded by the coding sequence ATGTTTAAAAAGTCCAAAAAATTAATGTTAGTAGCTTCATTGTTCTTAGTTTTTGCTTTGATATTTACTGCAGCTGCCCAGGCTGAAGTTAAAAATGTAATTTTATTGATAGGTGATGGTCTGGGAATTGGCCAGATTGATATGACACGCTATCTTGCTGGGGATAAAGACCATGAACTTGAATTAATGAAACTACCTGAAACTGGTATTATGATGACCAGTTCTACTGAGGGAGTTACAGATTCAGCTGCAGCCGGTACTGCAATGGCAACAGGCCATAAGGTATATAATGGTGCAATTGCTATGAATAAAAATGGTGCTGAACTGGATTCTGTATTAGACTTTGCTCAGGTTAGAAACAAAGCTACAGGTGTAATCAGTACAAATACTGTAACTGATGCAACTCCAGCTGCCTTTATTGCCTCAGTTGAAGATAGAGGTATGGGTGGAGAAATTGCCAAGCAGGCTATTAATAATGGTGTAGATGTAATGCTTGGTGGTGGCCGTGAAGACTTTATGGAAGAAGAAGCTGGCGAAAATTTAATCGCTAAAGCTAAAGAAAACGGTTATCAGTATGTATCTGATAAAACTCAATTAGAAAAAGTTATTGCCATGGATGGAAAGCTTCTTGGTTTATTTAATGATTCATATATGAACTATGTTAATGATCGTGATGATGTTGGTTCTAATGAACCTTCAATGGAAGCAATGACTAAAAAGGCTCTAGAAGTACTTTCTGAAGATGAAGATGGATTTTTCTTAATGGCAGAAGGTGCCAGAATTGACCATGCATCTCATGCAGCAGATATCCCTGGCGTTGTAGCTGAAACTCTTGATTTTGATGCCAGTGTAAGAGCAGCAATGGATTTTGCTGAGGAAAATGGAGATACTTTAGTTATTGTAACAGCTGACCATGAAACTCTTGGTTTTTCAGTATCTGAACCAATTAATAAAGAAGCTTTAATGAACATTGATGTTTCTCCAGAATATATGGCTGCACAGATGACAGCTAAAGAAAATGGGAATGGATTTACTGTAGAGAGTGTTAAGTCAGTATTTGAAGAATATGCAAATATTTCTTTATCCGATACAGAAGTTGCCAGTTTCAATGAGAAAGTTGTAGATGAAGAAGGTAATCTCAAGTATACCTATCTTGTAGGATGGGAGATCGGCTCTGTTATTGCTCAAGAGTATCAGGCAGGAGTTCTAAGTTCTCGCATTAGAGCTAATTCCTCTACTGGTGGACACACACTTAACTCAGTACCAGTCTTTGCTTATGGTGAAGGAGCAGAAGCATTTAATGGAATGATGCAGAATACTGAATTCTCAGATCTGCTATTTGATTCAATGCGTCCATAA
- a CDS encoding nitroreductase family protein, whose translation MEIPAKRWYQAVKERNSRRQFNSKIIEKRKIKKLNNLIEVLNNDIEGLRIILIQKEVEEIFTGIIGSYGKITGAPAYLAFVGREDISNMEEKIGYGGEAVILEATALELGSCWVSGTFKSDKVLADLNLNQKEKLYAISPIGYPEAKPTISERVLKKVIKSKKRLDLKKLIVNKNNLEKIPEWMITALETARLAPSALNRQPWRFKIEGNSIIIQLDNKEKNEERSKNIDCGIAMLHLEIGAMKAGFTGKWQYLKGDKVAIFSLD comes from the coding sequence ATGGAAATACCTGCAAAAAGATGGTATCAGGCAGTCAAAGAGCGAAATTCAAGACGGCAGTTTAATTCTAAAATTATTGAAAAACGAAAAATTAAAAAATTGAACAATCTAATCGAAGTGTTAAACAATGATATTGAAGGATTGAGAATTATTTTGATTCAAAAAGAAGTGGAAGAGATATTTACTGGAATAATTGGAAGTTACGGTAAAATTACTGGAGCACCAGCTTATCTGGCTTTTGTAGGCCGAGAAGATATTTCTAATATGGAAGAAAAAATCGGTTATGGAGGAGAAGCAGTTATATTAGAGGCCACCGCTTTAGAGCTCGGAAGTTGCTGGGTTTCTGGTACCTTTAAATCAGATAAAGTACTGGCTGATTTAAATTTAAATCAAAAAGAAAAACTCTATGCTATTTCTCCTATTGGTTATCCGGAAGCTAAGCCAACTATTTCAGAAAGAGTTTTAAAAAAAGTTATAAAAAGTAAAAAAAGATTAGATTTAAAAAAATTAATAGTAAATAAAAATAATTTAGAAAAAATACCTGAGTGGATGATTACTGCTCTTGAAACAGCAAGATTAGCTCCATCAGCACTGAATCGCCAGCCCTGGCGTTTTAAAATTGAAGGAAATTCTATAATTATTCAGCTGGACAATAAAGAAAAAAATGAGGAGCGCTCAAAAAATATTGACTGCGGAATTGCTATGCTGCACCTGGAAATTGGTGCCATGAAAGCTGGATTTACTGGTAAGTGGCAGTATCTTAAAGGAGACAAAGTTGCCATATTTTCATTAGACTAA
- a CDS encoding rod-binding protein: MNNNLARQQLDMQKNNLDENQIKKLKANLKNKATKTNNIEQKKENIKEIEKEAEKFTAIFLEKMFSSMKKTLPEEKMFDGGYAEDVFSDMLTKEYSQMAGKQGILGELNRALVNQLKDS; this comes from the coding sequence ATGAATAATAATCTGGCTAGACAGCAACTGGATATGCAAAAAAACAATTTAGATGAAAATCAAATTAAAAAATTAAAGGCTAATTTAAAAAATAAAGCTACTAAGACAAATAATATAGAGCAAAAAAAAGAAAATATAAAAGAAATTGAAAAAGAAGCAGAGAAATTTACTGCTATATTTTTAGAAAAGATGTTTTCATCAATGAAAAAAACATTACCTGAAGAAAAAATGTTTGATGGTGGTTATGCTGAGGATGTTTTTTCAGATATGTTAACAAAGGAATATAGTCAGATGGCTGGCAAACAGGGTATTCTAGGTGAATTAAATAGAGCTCTAGTCAATCAGCTTAAAGATTCCTGA
- a CDS encoding DUF3006 domain-containing protein — protein MKVTVDKIENDKARLLIRPDEKEEFYLPLAKLPKGTAEGSILEMNFELNEDEKKAAEKRVGSLLDKLKNKKS, from the coding sequence ATGAAAGTAACAGTTGATAAAATTGAAAATGATAAGGCAAGGCTTTTAATTCGCCCTGATGAAAAAGAAGAATTCTATTTGCCCCTAGCTAAACTGCCAAAAGGGACTGCAGAAGGGAGTATCTTAGAAATGAATTTTGAATTAAACGAAGACGAAAAAAAAGCCGCCGAAAAAAGAGTCGGCAGCCTGTTAGATAAACTTAAAAATAAGAAGAGCTGA
- the flgA gene encoding flagellar basal body P-ring formation chaperone FlgA — protein sequence MKKIIFLLFLILIMTNSAAAFEVVINQEEVVKSANIYLGEIAKINRFDFGEDDLNKLKNIQITNSPQPGYQKFINRVLVELSIKNLGYQSNDFRLSMPKKVVILRKSSFIDKSAVKTFIENELKKQLQADPENLFIKELNNPDQYNIAAGDYKFQIASQSRFKFGRNNIALEIIQNKEVQKRIYYRFNLGIKRKIYQAVRDIPYNSDLNKADFKELEQVIYKNPDQIISDWNIVQNKELKTSLKKGDYLSYQVIKNPYLVQWGDRVRIKIIKNNVQLSSYVIAKERGRMGEEITVENENSGYRFQAVVVSENEVKYISP from the coding sequence TTGAAAAAGATTATTTTTCTTTTATTTCTAATTTTAATAATGACTAATTCTGCAGCTGCTTTTGAAGTGGTAATTAATCAGGAAGAAGTAGTAAAATCAGCTAATATATATTTAGGTGAAATTGCAAAAATTAATAGATTTGATTTTGGAGAAGATGATTTAAATAAATTAAAAAATATTCAGATTACAAATTCGCCCCAGCCGGGCTATCAAAAATTTATCAATAGAGTTTTAGTTGAACTATCTATTAAAAATTTGGGTTATCAAAGCAATGACTTTAGGCTTTCGATGCCAAAAAAAGTAGTTATTCTAAGAAAAAGCAGCTTTATTGATAAATCAGCTGTCAAAACTTTTATTGAAAATGAATTAAAAAAGCAGCTGCAGGCAGATCCTGAAAATCTTTTTATTAAAGAATTGAATAATCCTGATCAATACAATATTGCTGCTGGAGATTATAAATTTCAAATTGCTTCACAGTCTAGATTTAAATTTGGAAGAAATAATATAGCATTAGAGATTATACAAAATAAAGAAGTTCAAAAAAGAATATATTATAGATTTAATTTAGGAATAAAAAGAAAAATTTATCAGGCAGTAAGAGATATTCCCTATAATTCTGATCTAAATAAGGCAGATTTTAAAGAGCTTGAACAGGTAATTTATAAAAATCCTGATCAAATAATTTCTGATTGGAATATTGTTCAAAACAAGGAACTTAAAACAAGCCTTAAAAAAGGTGATTATTTAAGTTATCAAGTTATCAAGAACCCTTACTTAGTTCAATGGGGAGATCGAGTTAGAATAAAAATCATCAAAAATAATGTGCAGCTAAGCAGTTATGTTATTGCAAAAGAACGTGGCCGAATGGGCGAGGAGATAACAGTGGAAAATGAAAATTCAGGTTATCGATTTCAGGCAGTGGTTGTATCAGAAAACGAAGTTAAGTATATATCTCCTTAA
- a CDS encoding S8 family peptidase, producing MLKNNSIKIFIIDSKVESEFLSSPALKISSDSSHGSKVAAVIRSQSRADIKTLSAENIIGRIDKKNYLSALRKVENYAAVHPQETIIVNISLGFEKAESQADIIKDINTLDNIIIVAAAGNNNSENIAYPARLEEVVAAAALENDKKMPASNYGPEIDLAASGIIKITQRHYLPALNFSRSYKLSGTSFAAPQISALLADLLSLQPELKIEDALKIIKNTSENINDPLFAENKLGSGRINRFKALSRANAYYFWLQLALYSSLITAALLILYYCWHKYSLSGVFIFITISITTFLIQPFLLVIYYKFGISKISFFFLSLTLLYLLFLKITALYLKKTDNFYLLLKLAPYLNDKLKAQINNKIKNALTDKNTKSITKIESFIINKLRKSSSQNKINFYLKIAADFKKPPLKMIVNKSLNYKITVKKIASNLDLTARKKEYQFYIIAEILSIIFNGDYSQKKKAAELAAELKSPLILIPIKNTLIKRNEFNQSSVTLYFLLDILGAFAVEAADISHLLKEIINQESNPWLKYHALQAYLKIAVNDKDYQKFIKKIKAKEKEPVLLALR from the coding sequence ATGTTAAAAAATAATTCAATTAAAATCTTTATTATAGATTCTAAAGTTGAGTCAGAATTTTTAAGTAGTCCAGCTCTAAAAATTAGTTCAGATAGCAGTCACGGCAGTAAAGTTGCTGCAGTAATCCGCAGTCAGAGTCGTGCTGATATTAAAACTCTTTCTGCTGAAAACATCATTGGCCGTATTGATAAAAAAAATTATCTGAGTGCTTTAAGAAAAGTTGAAAATTATGCAGCAGTTCATCCTCAAGAAACTATAATTGTTAATATCAGTCTTGGTTTTGAAAAAGCTGAATCACAGGCAGATATTATCAAAGATATTAATACATTGGATAATATAATTATAGTTGCAGCTGCGGGTAATAATAATAGTGAGAATATCGCCTATCCTGCTAGATTGGAAGAGGTAGTTGCAGCTGCAGCACTGGAAAATGATAAAAAAATGCCAGCTTCTAATTACGGCCCAGAAATTGATCTCGCTGCCTCTGGAATTATAAAAATAACACAGAGACACTACCTGCCTGCTCTAAACTTCAGCCGAAGCTACAAATTAAGCGGTACCTCTTTTGCAGCACCTCAGATTAGTGCCCTATTAGCTGATCTATTATCTTTACAGCCTGAGCTCAAAATTGAAGATGCTCTAAAAATCATTAAAAACACCTCTGAAAATATAAATGATCCTCTTTTTGCAGAAAACAAACTTGGCTCCGGTCGAATTAATAGGTTTAAAGCTTTAAGCAGAGCTAACGCTTACTATTTCTGGCTGCAGTTAGCACTTTATTCTTCTTTGATTACGGCTGCTCTTCTAATCCTTTATTATTGCTGGCATAAATATTCTCTAAGCGGTGTCTTTATTTTTATAACAATTTCAATCACTACTTTTTTAATCCAACCATTTTTGTTAGTCATTTATTATAAATTTGGGATTTCCAAAATTAGTTTTTTCTTTTTAAGCCTCACCCTTCTATACCTCTTATTTTTAAAGATCACCGCTCTTTATCTCAAAAAAACTGATAATTTTTATCTACTCCTTAAACTGGCCCCTTATTTAAATGATAAGCTAAAAGCACAGATAAACAATAAAATTAAAAATGCGTTAACTGACAAAAACACAAAAAGCATTACAAAAATAGAAAGTTTTATTATTAACAAGCTTAGAAAAAGCAGTTCTCAAAATAAAATAAACTTTTATCTAAAAATTGCTGCAGATTTTAAAAAGCCGCCTCTAAAAATGATTGTAAACAAATCATTAAATTACAAAATTACGGTTAAAAAAATAGCTTCAAATTTAGATTTAACTGCAAGAAAAAAAGAATATCAATTTTATATAATTGCTGAAATACTCTCTATAATTTTTAATGGTGATTATTCGCAGAAGAAAAAAGCTGCAGAACTTGCTGCAGAACTTAAAAGCCCTTTAATTTTAATCCCAATTAAAAACACTTTAATAAAAAGAAACGAATTTAATCAGAGTTCTGTAACCCTGTATTTTTTGTTAGATATATTAGGAGCCTTTGCAGTTGAGGCTGCAGATATTTCTCATCTGCTCAAAGAAATTATTAATCAAGAAAGCAATCCCTGGCTTAAATATCATGCACTACAGGCTTATCTCAAAATAGCAGTTAATGATAAGGATTATCAAAAATTCATCAAAAAAATTAAAGCAAAAGAAAAAGAGCCAGTTTTATTGGCTCTTAGATAA